The genomic window ACTGTGCTGTGTATGGCGCTATAAACGTTTGTATTTGCCAATGCATTAAATATATTCCAAAGGAGTAATTACTTAATAATGTGATCCATTTATAGTTTGGAACTAACTGTCCCCACGCGATAACTAACGCTGAACTTGAAATAACTAAAAAGAATAAATCTAGACGTCTTGAGTGAATAACAACGTAGCCTGATTTATAGGATAAATAGATGATAATAACTGATACGAGGACAGCTACAACGGTCAGGACACGCCATTTTAAAAGAATGGCTGCTATTTTTTTATAATGCTTTCCTACTAGATAACCTACAGTGAAATAACCAAACCATGCGATAAATGGCAGACGTAAATAATGTGAATACGGAACTAGATGTTGCGGTATATGCTTTAAAAAATATAAGTATGAAAACATGACGACCATACTGATCGGCAATAAATATGTCATAGATAGTTTGAAGCGATTCACAATATAGTACAAAATGTAAAATTGAAAAATGACTAATATGAACCACCCGACAAATTTACCCTGAAATATATGCTGCATAATTCCTATTTCAAGATTGTAGTACGGATTTTTTATTTTTAAAACAAAAGAATCTATCAGTCCAAATGCTACATAAGGTGCTAGTATCCATTTCAGACGGCTTGGCCAAAAATGGCGTGGCAAACCTTCTTGATACTTATTTGCTAGAATAACGATTGATAATAAAATAAAGGTTGGTGTAGCGTAGCATAATAGTATTCTATATAAATCATAGTTTATAATTTTAGGCGCGCCGACTGCATATATCGTTTGTGTCGTACTATGTAACAATACAACACTCAAGCATGCCACTACACGAAGCATGTTCCATTCTTTTACCATAAGTCCCCCCACTTTAACTTGTGAAGTGTTTGTTCTATCAGATGATATCGTAACCTTTTACAAGCCGTATGGGAAGTCAAGTTAACAATTCGTCATATTATCGTAAATTTTTTGTTAAAATTTCTTTGTGACACTATGCTAGCAACTTACTATGTATATAATAGCAGTTGCTAGCATTGTGATATTATTATGCTATACATTACGTTACGACTAAACTTACTCTATTACGGTATGAAAACCACCTAGACTTGTATCAAAATCCACAACTAAAAGACCTACCGATTTGGTAGGTCTTTTTTTAATAAAATTTAGTTGGTAGCTAGATTTATTTTTTCGTATTTTGTTGCATTTACATAATGTATCCTTCTTGTAACGCTTTTAATTGCTCATATGCTAGAAAGTATTCATATTGTTTAACAGCTGCATTCACTTCTGCTTGTAATACGGTTGCTTTTAGTTGATCTAGTTGTTGTTTCGATATGAAACCAAGCTCGTATTGTAGTTCAAAAGTGTCATAATCCTCTTGAGTATCCTCATATGCTGCAACTGCTACTTCAGTAGCCTCGAAAGCATCCTCTGCTTGCTTAAAAGTATCTTGTATTTTTGTTTCTAAAGACTGTTTAAGCTGTGCTAACTGCTCTTCAGCAATCTTCACACGATACTCTTCTGCTTTACGCTCTTCTGAACGCGTTACTCTCTTCATATTAAATTTTGCTAATTCTACATTTTTCACTTCTTTTTGAACTTTGAATGTGTTTTCTACGAATGAATCTATTTGACTTTCCTTCATTGTAACTTTATCAGTTGGAATCTCAATATCATCTAGCTTAAGCTTTGCTGTTGATGGAATATCTAACGTAAACGCAAGCTTATACAGCTCATAGCTTGTGTTCTCTTTGCTATCCTCAACTGCTTTCATGGCATCATCTCTAGCTTCTACTGCCTTATCAAGGACATCCTCTGAAATTAACCCTAACTCAAATTGCAGCTGCTTAATAGTAAGATCTTGTTTTGCCATTTCAAATTGATGCTGCAACATGTCTGTTTGTTTTTCAAGCATTAGCACTTTGACATATTCAGAGGCAACCATGAGCTTGACGCCCGCTCTAAGTTCTTCTAGTGATATTTCTGATTTATCAGTCTCAATATTAAGCTGCTCGATTTGACGAACAATTTGCTTACGTGACTCTTTACGCTGCTTCTCGGACATCTTCTGCTGATCACCGAACATTTGCTGTAGTTGTACCTGAATTGTTACTTGTGTTATAAAACATTGCATATATTCTGGCGTATCAGGGACCCCACACATCGCTAGTAACGTATCATCATCTATTTCTTCATCTTCATCAACACCATTATCATCAAGATCGTCCTCTTGATTTTCTGCATCTTTCACTTGGTGCTCAAACACCTTCAGTTGGTAGTTAAGAATAGCAATATTTTCATCACTCTCAATTGCTTTTTCTACAGCATCTTCAAGTGTTATCGCGATCACTTGTGACGACTCTGCCGCTATCGTTACCCCTGGCATCGTACTGCCAATGAAAAGCAGTACGATACAAAGACTAGTAATAATCCTTTTCACGTTATTCACCTCATTTTCCTATATTCTTAATGGTTGAGATCGGTCACTTCTTCCATCGTTTCAGACCGGACGACATCCGTTTATTTGACTCATACTTACACCGCTACTACTTCTTCCTCTACTTCCTTCTGCTTTCGTTTACGTTTTGCGCGGCGAGTTCTTGGTTTTTCAAAGAGTTCATACATCATTGGTACAAATAACAAACTTACAAACGTTGAAAATAGTAACCCGAACACAACAGCCGTTGCAATTGGTGTTTGGAAATCAGATGTTTCCGATCCACCAATTAACATGGGAATTAATCCACCGACAGTTGTTAACGTTGTTGTAAAGATTGGTCGCACACGGACCTTGGCTGCTTCGACAACCGCTTCACGAATAGTTGGGAATTCATCACGATGTTTATTCATGAAATCAATAAGCACAATCGCATTATTCACGACAATTCCGACTAGCATAATAATTCCAATCATTGCCATCATATCAAATGTTCTACCCGTTACTAAGAAGCCGATTGATACGCCTATTATTGTAAAGGCAAGTGATACAAAAATGATGAATGGCTGGCGAAGTTTATTAAATTGAATCGTTAAAATTAAGAACACCGATGCCATTGACACGACTAAAGCTGTTAACAAGCTTTGGAAGCCTTCTGCTTGGTCTTGCTCACGTCCCGCAAACCCAATGTCAACCTCTTGGTTATTATAATCTGCTAAATATGCGTTAATGGAAGAAACAACAGTGTTTTTATCTTCTTTATCATGGTAAATTGTAATCGTTGTTTCATACTCTCCATCTGTACGCGAGCGATTTGCTTGTGTTTGCTCTGTCGTTAATGATGCAACATCGTCTAAACTAATAAATATATCATCGCGAATCGGAATATTGTAAAGAGCATCTGATGCTTCACGATACGCATCTGAGAATTGAATATTCGCGTATCTATCTTGGCCGTTAATTTTAATTTCAATATCTTTCATACCGTTCAACACTAAAGCGACATACTGCTCTACTTCAGATCTTGACAATCCATAGTGTGAAAGCTGCTCTTGTGAAAAATCGATTACCCATTGTTTCGTTTCTTCTGACATACTTGTTTCAATACCTGTTACAGTGTCCACAGCCATTAATTGTTCTTTTACAACAGGCAATGCTTGCACCATCGTCTCTATAGACGTTGTTTTAATAGAAAGTAATGTTTGATTGGACGTATCAGACACCCCAGAGCTTAAGTATAGAGATTGCGCAGGAATGTTTTCCTCTATTACTTTTTTCACTTCTGCATTCACATCGTCTTCAGATCTGGTCATTTCATCAACAGGTAGGTAATGCACGAAAATTGAAGCTCTATGACTTCTTCCTTCATTTGTCCAGTAGAATAATTGTGAAACACCCTCAATATCTTTTATTTTACTAGCGACTGACTCTAGCATTTGTTTGCTCGTTTCAAAGTTTACATTTTCATCAATTTCATATTGTACTTGTAAAAAACGCGGCATTACGTTTGGTAAGAAGCCTTTAGGTACAACAGCTACTAATAACATAACGGAAGCTATGAGTGCCACAACGAAAATAGATATTGTCCGAATCTTTCTATCTAGTGCATATACTAATGTTTTCTCGAATGCTTTAAGTAAGCGCCCTTCTTTTTTCTCCGACTGCTCTTTTTGCTTAATAAAACTATAGCTTGCAATTGGTATAACTGTCATCGAAACGACTAAAGATGCAAGCAATGATACTGTCACCGTTAAAGCTAACTGCTTGATCATCGCACCAATCATACCTTCGACTAATCCAATTGGCAGGAATACGGCAACGGTTGTTAAAATAGATGACACAACAGGTGCAATAACTTCTTTTGTTCCTTCCGTAACAGCTTGAAGGCGATCGTAACCCGCTTGAATTTTTCTGAAAATGTTTTCTAACACAACGATACAGGCGTCAACAATCATTCCCGTACCGAGCCCTAATCCCATAAGCGATATCATATTAATACTAAAATTAAACATCTTCATCGATATAAACGTAGTCATAATACAAATTGGAATACTAAAGGCAATTACGAGTACGGTACGAATGTTACGGAACACGAGTAACAATACAGTTGCTGCCACAGTGGCCCCTATCATAATGTTAATGATTAACTCTTTAACCGCTTGCCCGATGAATTCAGATGAATCCCATATATAGTAATAGTCCCATTGTGTTAATCGGTTATTGTGAAGGTCTTCTAATACGGTACGTACCTCTTTTGACACCTTTACTTCACTCGCTGTATCCACAATATATGGAATTATTTCGTAATATGGCTTTCCTTCTGTTCTGTTAAAATTTGAGTCTGATTGTCTTTCAACTTTAACATTTACTAAATCTAGTAAAGGCGTACCATCCTGAAGTCTATAATTTACTACATCTTCATACGTTTTAATTTCTTGTGCACTTTTAACACGGAAATCATCCCCGTCATACGAAATGGTACCTAGTAACGGTGAAGAGAAGCTTTGCTGCACTTCATTCGCAATTTGCGATGCCTTTTGTAGACTCTTCACTTTTTCATCTTTAAGCTCAAATACATATCGTTCTTCATATGATTGAAGCGAATGCTGCACACGCTTCATATCCTTGACGTTATTAAGCGCAGGAACAATGACATCTTCAATTTCTTTACGTGTTTTTTCATCGGTAATATCTTCTGGTACAATTGCTAGCACCATAAGTTCCATATCACTTGCTTTAAACTGCTTTACATCTGTGTAATCAAGGTCAACAGATAGGACGTTTAGACGTTGTTGAATATCCTGCATTAAACGGTCTAGCTCTTGTTGCTTAGCTGAATCTCTCGCAAGCACTTGGATTGATACGTTCTTCGTGTTTGTAGTTACATACACGTTTTTAACAATTGGTTCATTTAAAATAAAATTTTCTAACGGTAACGCCACTTCTTTTTCCATTTTCTCAATATCTATTTCATTATCAACAGAAGCCTGCACTTGAATATAAGGGGCATTTACCGCTGGGTTGATACGGATAGGTAAGCTTAATGCTGATAAGCTACCTGCTATTAAAATGATAAAGCTTATTAAAAATACGATAACCTTTCTTTCGAGAACGCCTTTTATCACAGCTTCTCCCTCCCCTTATATTAATCTAGAATGTCTACCTTACTTCCGTCTTCTAATAATCCCGTTCCTACTACAGCTACTTTTTCACCTTTTTTTACACCTGACATAATTTCTACTAGCTCTGTCGTTTTACGTCCTACTTTGACCTCGCGTTTTTCTGCTACGTTGTTTTCAATGACAAACACGTAAGATTTTCCTTCTTCTGTAATAACCGAGCTAACCGGCACGGTCATAACTTGCTTTGCCGTTGAATCATCAACTAATAATTGTGCGCTCATACCAGGTAAAATACTGTAGTCATCGTTTGGTACAGTTAACTTAATTTCGTATCCGCTTTTTGCTTTGTCATAAGAGCGAGATATGTAAAGCACGTTAGCTGAAAGCTTTTTATCTAGTATTGGTAAATATACACCCATTTTCTTTGTGTTCTGTACGGCTTGCAAATCAGATTCTGATACATACGCACGGATGTGAAGAGGGTTTTGCTGTTCAATTTTTGCTAATTGTTGCCCTGGTGAGATTGCTCCCCCAACAATAACGTCTATGTTTGTAACTAACCCATCAACCGGCGCTGTAATTTGAATTTTTTCAAGCGATTGCGCAGCACGGTCTTTGGCAACCTGTGCCTCTCTGCTTGATAGAGTTAAAAGCTGTTCATCGTAAGAAGCATTCGCTTTCGATAGGTCGTCTGTTGCAAGTTGAAGTGCCATCTTTGCTCGTTCAACTTGACGCTTCGCTTGCTCTAAGCCTAGCTTCTCAAGCTCAAGTCGATCTTTGGCAAGCTGCAATGAGATTTGTGCATCATTCCGTTGCGTTTCGGCTTGAAGTAACTCTTCTTTTGAAATGGCACCTGATTCATGAAGCTGAAGCTTCGCTTTGTACAGTCGGTCAACTGTGTTGAAACCTGATTGTGCTTGTTGAACAGCTAGTTCAGCTGATTGAATTGCTTTTTCTTGAGTCGTTACCGCTATTTCAGCATCCTTAAGCCCCATCTCTTTTTCCTGCTTATTCTTTTCAGCAGCGGTTATCGCGAATTCACGCTCTGCCTTGGATTTGTTATATTGCACGCTAGCTCGCTCACTTTGCAAACTTTCCATCTCATAGTTTAGCTGCGCATCATCATTGTCTAGTTTAATAAGAATATCGCCCTTTTGGACGGATTCACCTACATCGAAAAATTTTCCCATCACTGTTCCTGATAACTCAGCATTAACAACCGCCTCAATAGATGGCAGGAGTTCCGCCTCTACATATGTTTCTTTGCCTAATTGAATCGCTGTCACTTCTGTAACCTTTACCTTCTGTGCAACCGTTTCCTCAGCAGACACCTTCGATGCCGCTTCATCCTTCTGACCGCAAGCAGATAGTAGGATTGCGCTACTTGCTAAAAGCACGATTAGTTTTTTCACAATACTTCCTCCTCGTAAAACATTTGAATTTATTATTTGTTTTCTTTTTGTCCTACTTTACTGGTATGTTTACTTGATTTGTTTTGTATGATGTGTTTGCATGATGTATTTAGTTTGGGGGTTGCATGGTCTTTCTGGTTTAAGCTTTAGTCTCGTTTTACTGTTCTAGTTGGATAGTACACCATTACACTTATGCACGTCAACTATTTTTTGGAAATTAACTAGGATATATTTGTAAAAATCTCACCTCTGTACTATATCCAAAAAAGAGCCATATGACATAGTGACTAAAGTAATGAATTGAGTCATGAAATGTGTAAGTGCTAGGTTTTACTCTGATCTAGGCTGCCGTAAGAAGTCACTAAACGAAAAAATGCGATGCTTTTAGCCAACTGACTGGCACAATATGAGACTGTGTGAATTGACAACTTAACGCTAACTCCACTATTTATCTTAAAGGGTAAATACTGGTAGAAGAATGAGCCTAAGCATTAATTTACACTAAGACTTGAGACGTAGATTAAGGATGGACTCAATGCAGATGAGGAAGAAGAGTTGGAGAAAGTGCACATCATACATGCATCCCCCTAATGTCTAGTGCAATAGATTGTATTAAGGTGGGGTTACTTAGTTTGATAAAGAGTTTTTGTATTAAAAAGTGATTTCTACCGGTTCGTTGTCGAATTTTTACCGGTTGCGTGTCGAATTTCTACCTGTTTGATGTCGATTATCTACCGGTTGCGTGTCGATTATCTACCGGTTTGGTGTCGAATATCTACCATTCTGTGTCGATGTTCACCAAGTTGACATATTTGCGCTCGAAATCCATTTTTTTCTTCCCACTAGGTTATCACCACAATATATATATCCGCCGCAGTTTGTCGTTTATCCGCCGTGGCGTGTCGATTTTCCGCCGCGACTCCTCTTTCAGCGTTACAATTTCCATTTATCCGCCGTAACTTGTCGTTTATCCGCCGTGGCGTGTCGAAACGCTGTCGCTTGTCCGATTATTCATTCACCAAATTACGACTAGCATCAGGTCGATCCAACAATTTAAATCCTCCCTCTACTTCTTCTCCAACCACTTCTGCACCAAAAAAAGAACCGTGCGCACCACCCGTGCCACGGTTCTACTTTTACACATTTAAAATGATATATATAACGGCAAATACTGCTGCATTAATGAAAAATGCTGTTAGCCAGCGGCGCAGTTTAAATTGTTCTTCACGTAAGAGAAGGAAGTTCAGCAAACCAAATAAAGCTAACCAAATAGGGACAGCTATAATCGGGTGCATAAGAGGTTGGTCTCCATACAAGCGTCCGACTAAAAAGTAAATCCCGATATAGAGTGATACAATGGAGAGTAAAATGTTTCCTCCGACAAACATGATCCATTTGAGCTTTGACATACAATCTCTCCTCTCATTATTAACATAAGTGTATGGCGCCTATCTGCAATAATTTTTGTACAATGAGCCGCGTTGGAATCCAAACATTAGGTTTTTTCTAATCCAAGACATTAGGTTTTCTCGAAGCCTGACATCATACTATCTCCCCATTGTATAAAAAAAAGAGCACTAAGGCTCTTTATACACAGTTTATATTTAAATTGACAATTTTAGCAGGTGATAAACATCTAAATTTCATTTTCAATGTAATTTTTTAAAATAGAGAGAATTTGTTTACGACCACTTGTGAATGGTTTTGGGCAAAAAGTGCCGGCTTGTTTTAAAAGTTCAGCAAAGTCAGCTTCACCATCCCATGATAAAATATGACCGGTTGCAGTAAACTGTCTCACAATTTCTATTTGGTGATCATCGTTATGCTCGCCATGTTTAATCAATCTAGGAACCGCAATGAGAACTTTGCCCATCTTCACGCCCATTGTGATTGAGCCTGTCCCACCATGAGTAATGATGATTCGCGCTTCCTCGTACAGCCTCGCCATGTCATCATAGGTGGTGAATTGAAAAAATTCCATCGTGTTCGATCGATACGGTGTATGCCCGACCTGTACGATGACTTTTTCCGTTATATTTCCTTTTGCGATTTGTGAGTCTATTTCTTTCAATAATCGGTTAAATGGGAGTTCATGAGTCCCGAGCACTACTAGTATCAATAGATTGAACCTCCATATACTGCTTTAGGATAATGCTTTTTCATTCCTTCCCACTGAACAATAAACAAATCGGCAATTGGATAGACAAGCTTACCCGACATGGTCGGTGTTGATGTTTTAGCAAAGCTTTCAATGAACACTACTTTTTTACCAAACAACTTCGCGATATAACACATCGGTACAGCTGTATGCGCCCCTGTCGTAACTACTACATCAGGCTTTTCCCGTAAAAATAAATAAAGCGATTTAAAAAAATTATACGTCAGCTTGAATACATACTTAAACATATAGTTACGCGCCCCGTACACAAGAAAGGACATTTTATATTCTTTACTTAGTTCTTCCGTGATAATCGACTTTTCTGTAATTATATGATAATCAAATTCTTCAAATAGCGGTTTAAGCTGTAGCAGCTGTGTTAAGTGACCGCCTAGAGAAGAAATAAATATTACTTTTTTTCGTTTGTTCATTCATCCTACCCTCCAGTAGGAAAATAGACTTCGATAACCTTTTGGATCATTCGTTCCTGGTCGTTTTCCTCTGCTCTCATTATGCTTTTATTTATCATATCATGTTTCGCACTGTTAGACGAAAGAATCCGAATTAATCCTTCTTTTAGTGCATCTGTATCTTTGGGAGCGACTAGCTCTCCTGCTCCGTCAGCAAGTAAATATTTTAAGCCGCCAACAGCTGTCCCTACAACAGGTGTGCCGCAGGACATGGCTTCTAGCGCCACTAAGCCAAACCCTTCAATATGGGACGGAAGAACAAATAAATCTGCTGCATTCATCCATTGTGCAATATCTTGCTGTGTTTTCACGCCAAGAAACGTCACAGATGACTCGACACCAAGCTCAGTCAGCTGCGCCACTAATTCTTTTTTAAAAGATTCATCCTTCTCGGCACCAATAAGATAAAGGTGCGCATTAGTAATTTCATCCGCAACACCTTTCATCGCACCTGCTAACTCAAGTAATCCTTTTTGTTTAAGAATATTACCGACAAATAAAATAGGCGTTATGTTTGCTTGGATACCGCACGTTTGTTTAGCTTCTTTTTTCGGCACCGGTTTAAAAACAGAGCGGTTGACTCCCATATTAATGATAGACACTTTGTCGGATGGCACGTTGAACTCTTTAGTGATTGTATCATAAAGCTCTTGTCCCACCGCAATGACATGGTCAGATTTATGCATAATCTTTTTTGTCATGTTAAAAATCCGCGCATTTTTTCGCGCCATTTTATCTATATCACCGCCGTGTGCGGTTACTATCATTTTTGTACCAAACAGCTGTTTAAAAAACAAAGCGAGTAAACCACTCGGAAACACGTAATGCGCGTGCACTACATGATACTGTTTTCCTTTTGCCAGCAGTGTACTAAGTGTTTGAAGAAACCAGCCTGAATACTTTTTAATCACATTCAGCTTCCCACCTCGCGGATTACGAATGGCAGCAACGTCAACAGCCAAGCCGTGATTACGTAGCGCTTCAACTTGATTTTTCACGAAAATCCCGAAGCTCTTATGTACATTTGTTGGATACATATTTGTAATCACTAAAACTTTTTTTGCAGTCATTTATTTCACCTGGCCTATCACTTGCTGAATTTGTTGTATCCCTTTTCGCGCTTCAAGAAGCTGCTCACTAGAAATCGCTGTATAACTTTCCTGTTCTTTATCCCAATTTGACACGTACTTTGATATTAAATCACGTAACATATTTTCATTCTCTAAATTTTTAATATGAACGAAAAAGGACTCTTTATTAATTTTTTTCATAAAGTTATGGACCTTTTCATGATAGCCAATGCCAATGACAGGCGTTTTTGCCGCAACAGATAAAATTAAGGAGTGAAGTCTTGTGCC from Bacillus sp. HMF5848 includes these protein-coding regions:
- a CDS encoding efflux RND transporter permease subunit produces the protein MIKGVLERKVIVFLISFIILIAGSLSALSLPIRINPAVNAPYIQVQASVDNEIDIEKMEKEVALPLENFILNEPIVKNVYVTTNTKNVSIQVLARDSAKQQELDRLMQDIQQRLNVLSVDLDYTDVKQFKASDMELMVLAIVPEDITDEKTRKEIEDVIVPALNNVKDMKRVQHSLQSYEERYVFELKDEKVKSLQKASQIANEVQQSFSSPLLGTISYDGDDFRVKSAQEIKTYEDVVNYRLQDGTPLLDLVNVKVERQSDSNFNRTEGKPYYEIIPYIVDTASEVKVSKEVRTVLEDLHNNRLTQWDYYYIWDSSEFIGQAVKELIINIMIGATVAATVLLLVFRNIRTVLVIAFSIPICIMTTFISMKMFNFSINMISLMGLGLGTGMIVDACIVVLENIFRKIQAGYDRLQAVTEGTKEVIAPVVSSILTTVAVFLPIGLVEGMIGAMIKQLALTVTVSLLASLVVSMTVIPIASYSFIKQKEQSEKKEGRLLKAFEKTLVYALDRKIRTISIFVVALIASVMLLVAVVPKGFLPNVMPRFLQVQYEIDENVNFETSKQMLESVASKIKDIEGVSQLFYWTNEGRSHRASIFVHYLPVDEMTRSEDDVNAEVKKVIEENIPAQSLYLSSGVSDTSNQTLLSIKTTSIETMVQALPVVKEQLMAVDTVTGIETSMSEETKQWVIDFSQEQLSHYGLSRSEVEQYVALVLNGMKDIEIKINGQDRYANIQFSDAYREASDALYNIPIRDDIFISLDDVASLTTEQTQANRSRTDGEYETTITIYHDKEDKNTVVSSINAYLADYNNQEVDIGFAGREQDQAEGFQSLLTALVVSMASVFLILTIQFNKLRQPFIIFVSLAFTIIGVSIGFLVTGRTFDMMAMIGIIMLVGIVVNNAIVLIDFMNKHRDEFPTIREAVVEAAKVRVRPIFTTTLTTVGGLIPMLIGGSETSDFQTPIATAVVFGLLFSTFVSLLFVPMMYELFEKPRTRRAKRKRKQKEVEEEVVAV
- a CDS encoding TolC family protein; translation: MKRIITSLCIVLLFIGSTMPGVTIAAESSQVIAITLEDAVEKAIESDENIAILNYQLKVFEHQVKDAENQEDDLDDNGVDEDEEIDDDTLLAMCGVPDTPEYMQCFITQVTIQVQLQQMFGDQQKMSEKQRKESRKQIVRQIEQLNIETDKSEISLEELRAGVKLMVASEYVKVLMLEKQTDMLQHQFEMAKQDLTIKQLQFELGLISEDVLDKAVEARDDAMKAVEDSKENTSYELYKLAFTLDIPSTAKLKLDDIEIPTDKVTMKESQIDSFVENTFKVQKEVKNVELAKFNMKRVTRSEERKAEEYRVKIAEEQLAQLKQSLETKIQDTFKQAEDAFEATEVAVAAYEDTQEDYDTFELQYELGFISKQQLDQLKATVLQAEVNAAVKQYEYFLAYEQLKALQEGYIM
- a CDS encoding efflux RND transporter periplasmic adaptor subunit; this encodes MKKLIVLLASSAILLSACGQKDEAASKVSAEETVAQKVKVTEVTAIQLGKETYVEAELLPSIEAVVNAELSGTVMGKFFDVGESVQKGDILIKLDNDDAQLNYEMESLQSERASVQYNKSKAEREFAITAAEKNKQEKEMGLKDAEIAVTTQEKAIQSAELAVQQAQSGFNTVDRLYKAKLQLHESGAISKEELLQAETQRNDAQISLQLAKDRLELEKLGLEQAKRQVERAKMALQLATDDLSKANASYDEQLLTLSSREAQVAKDRAAQSLEKIQITAPVDGLVTNIDVIVGGAISPGQQLAKIEQQNPLHIRAYVSESDLQAVQNTKKMGVYLPILDKKLSANVLYISRSYDKAKSGYEIKLTVPNDDYSILPGMSAQLLVDDSTAKQVMTVPVSSVITEEGKSYVFVIENNVAEKREVKVGRKTTELVEIMSGVKKGEKVAVVGTGLLEDGSKVDILD
- the pssD gene encoding PssD/Cps14F family polysaccharide biosynthesis glycosyltransferase, with translation MNKRKKVIFISSLGGHLTQLLQLKPLFEEFDYHIITEKSIITEELSKEYKMSFLVYGARNYMFKYVFKLTYNFFKSLYLFLREKPDVVVTTGAHTAVPMCYIAKLFGKKVVFIESFAKTSTPTMSGKLVYPIADLFIVQWEGMKKHYPKAVYGGSIY
- a CDS encoding glycosyltransferase, which translates into the protein MTAKKVLVITNMYPTNVHKSFGIFVKNQVEALRNHGLAVDVAAIRNPRGGKLNVIKKYSGWFLQTLSTLLAKGKQYHVVHAHYVFPSGLLALFFKQLFGTKMIVTAHGGDIDKMARKNARIFNMTKKIMHKSDHVIAVGQELYDTITKEFNVPSDKVSIINMGVNRSVFKPVPKKEAKQTCGIQANITPILFVGNILKQKGLLELAGAMKGVADEITNAHLYLIGAEKDESFKKELVAQLTELGVESSVTFLGVKTQQDIAQWMNAADLFVLPSHIEGFGLVALEAMSCGTPVVGTAVGGLKYLLADGAGELVAPKDTDALKEGLIRILSSNSAKHDMINKSIMRAEENDQERMIQKVIEVYFPTGG
- a CDS encoding acyltransferase family protein, which encodes MVKEWNMLRVVACLSVVLLHSTTQTIYAVGAPKIINYDLYRILLCYATPTFILLSIVILANKYQEGLPRHFWPSRLKWILAPYVAFGLIDSFVLKIKNPYYNLEIGIMQHIFQGKFVGWFILVIFQFYILYYIVNRFKLSMTYLLPISMVVMFSYLYFLKHIPQHLVPYSHYLRLPFIAWFGYFTVGYLVGKHYKKIAAILLKWRVLTVVAVLVSVIIIYLSYKSGYVVIHSRRLDLFFLVISSSALVIAWGQLVPNYKWITLLSNYSFGIYLMHWQIQTFIAPYTAQWFSHTSTRVVSLFTASLVLSLIIIKIISTLPFGSYIVGNVKRSKKIVIHEKKSLATGQ
- the pssE gene encoding PssE/Cps14G family polysaccharide biosynthesis glycosyltransferase, giving the protein MILVVLGTHELPFNRLLKEIDSQIAKGNITEKVIVQVGHTPYRSNTMEFFQFTTYDDMARLYEEARIIITHGGTGSITMGVKMGKVLIAVPRLIKHGEHNDDHQIEIVRQFTATGHILSWDGEADFAELLKQAGTFCPKPFTSGRKQILSILKNYIENEI